A DNA window from Hevea brasiliensis isolate MT/VB/25A 57/8 chromosome 2, ASM3005281v1, whole genome shotgun sequence contains the following coding sequences:
- the LOC110646282 gene encoding uncharacterized protein LOC110646282, which translates to MAQRYYLLNGYNDVNLRRTYIASLPEALQPELHRSIAATRRAMNTITIGEIHQMTLACLDKICEQQKLFKDIIDNSKALKNVCQKSHLAIKCKEKNCECKPKKKGYYKKHSSGFKPPFKQKRGRRSVKYFRKRRTGTKKSDRCYICGNRGHYAKNCPKNPNKAVKLLQHIQQASHISLEHDDVESLLSEQDELDEDTVFALGDDTSSEQDHSFSLGESGSDTEAHYPS; encoded by the coding sequence ATGGCTCAGCGTTATTATTTACTAAATGGTTATAATGATGTTAATCTCCGGCGCACATACATTGCCTCTCTCCCAGAGGCACTACAACCTGAGCTCCACAGAAGCATTGCTGCAACCAGAAGAGCAATGAATACCATTACCATCGGAGAAATCCACCAGATGACGCTGGCTTGTCTAGATAAAATATGCGAACAACAGAAGTTATTTAAAGACATCATTGACAACAGCAAAGCCTTGAAGAATGTCTGCCAGAAGTCCCACCTTGCCATCAAATGCAAGGAAAAGAATTGTGAATGCAAGCCAAAGAAAAAAGGATATTACAAGAAACATTCTTCTGGGTTCAAACCCCCTTTCAAGCAGAAAAGGGGAAGAAGATCAGTCAAATACTTTCGAAAGAGAAGAACAGGTACAAAGAAATCTGATAGGTGCTACATCTGTGGCAATCGAGGTCACTATGCCAAGAACTGCCCTAAGAACCCCAATAAGGCAGTTAAGCTTTTACAACATATACAGCAGGCTTCTCACATCTCCCTGGAGCATGATGATGTTGAATCCCTGTTATCTGAACAAGATGAACTAGATGAAGATACAGTCTTTGCCCTCGGAGACGATACTAGTTCAGAACAAGACCACTCTTTCTCTTTAGGAGAATCAGGTTCAGATACTGAAGCCCATTACCCATCTTAA